The DNA region TCATGGAAGTGTGCGACCTGTTCTCAGCTCATCATTGGAGAGCGGCTTGGACCATTAGAGTCCATAGGGTGGGTGCTGATGGTCCTATTCATTGTGGTGGACATGGAGGGCAGGGACTGACGATGATGGTCCTGGGCTGAACGGGTCGTTCTATGATGAATCTAATGGGACAGTCCAGGAAAGGTGCAGAACATGGGACGCACTGATGCTTTGGTTCAACACTGGTAATGTGGTATCAGTCCTGTTTGATCCAGATTAAGTACATACTGCTAAATTCATTTACACTTGCTCTAAACTTCTGAAACTTCCTCTAGTTAACAGATGTGACCTCCATGCATGCAACTAAAGTCCTTTGTTatgacatttttctgtcatttttcttctctgcttttttatTGATACCATAAATATGAAAGTAGATAGAGCATAGTTTGTTTCTGATTTGTCTTACTAGCATTAgactgtttctctgtctgtttcCCTTTGCCTTCCTCTCACTGTGAGGTACATGTGTGCAATCAGCTCAGGGAGGTTTCAGGGCCGTCTGAAAACTGTTAGTACATGTGAAAAAGGCTGATATATTCAGGCTGTAACAATGTTAAGCAGATAGCAGAATTTCACATATCTGCACTTCTTCAACTCCTCATAACTTTGGGATTCCTTGAGCTATTTTCACTGTTCTACcatcttcagcttcttgtgcttGTACTTTTTCatactatttatactttttgaaccatttggctttttcttaaactaaaataacattatttcaGATGTATCAGCTCTCAAATTCTCTAAAACTCAACTTCTAAGACTTGGAACTTCAGCTCACTTCTACagacttcatttttgctttaaaacgtaGACAAACTTCAGATATTTAGGAgtaattcacatttttgataTCTTCTATAGATTTCTAAAAAATACTGATGAAACTTCATGACAATTTAgctattttttgctattttaaaagagttttaatgctattttcagAGGAGTGATTCACATTTTTGATATCCCCTATAGAGTTCTAATAAACACTGATCGAACTTCATGACAGTTTAGCTATTATATGctattttttgagattttttatgctattttcagctatttaggAGTGATTCCTATTTTTTATATcttctattgattttataataaatactGATCAAACTTCATGAAGatttagctattttatgctattttcagccatttttttgccatattcatGGAtctttttatgctgttttgagcttattttttttttttttttttttttttgcttttcagctattttcagcagcaCTTCCAtagttcagctctcagcatccccactctATTTCAGCTagaattgcattttttttctagttttagttggttttgtaagtgcactatGAAGTTTTGGTTAGTTTTCGTTTTTCCAGCTTAGTTCTGATTTAGTTTcggttaactaaaatgatttttgaattttagttatttagttagttttagtaaactatAACAACTTGCTAAGTGGAACTAAAACTAACCAGGAATGActtaaaggaataaaaactaGGAGATTATACTTTGTTTATGGGTGTTTATTCATGAAGTAAATGCTTTCACATGAAAATAACAAGTCACACCAACTAACAGCTGTCATGGTGAGCATCAATGGAACAAGATGGGtttggaaaataaacacaatgcaACAAAATTCACAATAATTGTGAATAACTATTGAACAACAAAGACTCTACCCCACTGTCCTTTTCGGTCTACTTCAGCTCACAGAACTCAGCACTGATACCAGGGGCAGGATAGCGCAGCCAAAGTCCAGCATAGAGAGGCTGAGTGAATCCGATTTCTGCCCTGTGGAGAAGAGTCATGGTGTCTGAGACGCTGTAGAAGGACAGAATACCTGCGCTGTGGTCCAGGTACACCCCTACTTTGCACGTCCATGGACCTGTGACTGGAAACGAAACAAAGTCAAACCAGAACTCATACTTATTTTTGAAGCATTCGAATGCCCAGGATTTTTTGTTGTATCCAAAACAGCAGTCATCTGCTTTGGCTCCTCTGCGGATGTCCTTGTACGCCACTGCGATGTAGACTCCCTGTCCTGCCCACTCCACCTCCCAGTAACAGCGTCCTGTCAGACTTTCCTTGCTTAACGCCTGGCGCCAAAACATGAATCTGTCCTTGTGTTTGGGATGAGGCTGCTTCCTTCTCATGACTGTCGCCCTTCTGTTCTCTTTAGATAACGACAGCCACGGGTTTACTGTGTTTGGATCGATTGTGAGCTCACATGCGTACTGTAAGAAGTCCGCTCTGGTCTTGAGCTCCGGCTGAGCCAGTAAAACATCCACCGTAGTCACAATCTGAGAGATGTTTGTCCATGTTTCACTCAGTTCCTTCTGTAGTTTATCCTTGAGTCCTGAAACCGCCGCCGTCACATCCTCAAAGTACGTAAGAGGACGGAAATCAATCCTGGAGAGGTCTGAAGGTTCATCAAGTCCTGACAGAGAGGGGTAGTCCTGTAGGAACTGGTTGTGGTCGTCTGTATGTGAGAGCTTCTCGAGGTCAGCGTCTTTCCCCTTCAGCTCCAAGACCTTCTGCTTCAGTTTCTCCTGTAACTCCCTGACGCGACCCAGCTCATTTCCCTGCTGGAATCTGACCTGCTTCGTCAAATCGAAGCCTCCTTTCTCCAGGAGATGCACCAGCTGAGACAGGATCATCTCACAGTGGTCCACTGCTTTGTCTGCAGAGCGATTGATAGAGTCCTGTTCTTTCTGCAGCAGACTCACATCCTTCTCTGTACTCTGGATCCTCTGCTGGATCTCTCGTCGGCTGTCTTCGATCTTCCGCTGCCTCTCAGTTCTTTGCACTGCAGCTGATACGACGTCCTGGCCTTTATCTCCATCAGCAGAGCAGGAGTGACAGATAGACCGCTGATCAGGACAGCAGGACATCTTCTCCTGCAGACTCTTGGAGGGCTTCACCAGCTTGTGTTTCTTGAAGACAGGAGAGTCAAGATGACAGTGCAGGTCTGCCTCACAGTATGAAGCCAAGCATTGTAGACAGGACTTGCTGGCCTTCCGTTTCCTCCCTGTGCAGACGTCACAGGCCACATCTTCCAGTCCCGCGAAGCAGTGGTCTGCAGGAGCCGCCTGGAGTCCAGtcttcttcagctcctccacTAACAGTGCTAGCGTGGCACTCTCCACCAGGTCAGGCCTCGGTCTGAAGGACTGTCTGCACTGAGGACAGCTGTAGAGTCCGTTCTTGTATTCTTCATCCCAGTGGGTTTTGATGCAGCTCATACAGTAGCTGTGCCCGCAGGGGATGGTTACTGGTTCACTCAGGAGATCCAGACAGATGGTGCAAGAAATGGTCTCTCTGACCTGCAGAGCTTCCTTCGCCATTTCAGCTCACGCCTCTGAAGaaaacagccacaacagccGTCCCTTTGTTCTCCGTCTTCACTTTCCAGTTGGTTGTGAATCACTGGCTGGCTGTTCCTTTATATCAGTGAGAGGAAGGGAACAAAGAGCAAAGGTCCCAGTAGGGAGAAGCTTTAGTCAATGAAGGAGCAATATCTTCAATATGCAATGAAGAGCActaacatttttatgaatagatataaaaagcatttttgaattttcttcaaTAAACTTCATTCCTCAATACCTGAATTTAAACACAAGTCTTTTCCAAATCTTCTGGGACCCACCAAAATCCTTACAAAACCACAACATGAGACCAAAAGGAATCACCTTGATGAtttacaccactttccacattattatgcaaaagacatttttctgttattttcctaactattaatgcaaatgacagaatatcatcagccattagagcataattcaaatgtttttgaacaaaattCATAATGATagctgttatttaaaaaaaataaaaacctcaaaatgcactgttccccattattatgcacaacagagttttaaacaaatgaccattttcagttctttaaaacctataaaattaaaaacacaattaagaTTCCATCTTTTCAGTCAGGTGGAGGTATTCAGCATTCATGTGTCTtagctaaaaataaatcagagccCTGTTTTTTCATCcagagcagcgttactcaacaaAAGAGCCCAACTGTTAAAAACAGCCTTTGTcggagccacaatctaagttgtaaaatgtggcaaaaatggaaaaaaaatgcaataaaaataagttaaaggtggcaaataatggtaaaacagtggcaaaaggggcaaagtaggcatgaaatgggaaaaaatgggtgtaaagtggaaAAACGGGGAGAAAAATTGGGTAATTagggggagcaggtggcctagtggttagaggagctccccatgtacatgggcggcccgggttcgaatctggcctgaggccctttaccgcatgtctctcccccactcttgaccccgtttccgactctatccactgtcctccgtTATCTAacaaatgcccaaaaataatttaaaaaaaaaaaaaaaaagtgggtaattagggcagaaaatggcaaaatgggtgagaaggtATCAAGAAATAAGTGACAGGTgccaaaatatgtcaaaaaacaggaaaaacatggcaaaagcgtgagtgtaaaagtgattaaaatgggcaaaaatgtgggaaaatgggcaaaaagcagcaaagaatggtaaGAATGCTGAAAGCAGAAGCATTTATGACCAGATGCGgctaaaacgggcaaaaaaaggcagaaagtggctaaatgggttagaagttaccacaaaatgcacaacaggtggcaaaatgtggctaaaaacatggcaaaaaatgagtgtataAGTgcctaaaatgggcaaaaatggtcaaaaggcagcaagaatgctgaaaacagtggcatttaatggcccactgtggcttaaatgggcaacaagtgggaaaaaagggaaaggattgcaaaaagaataaaagaagaaaaaatcaggtggcaaaaataggatagaagtaataaaaatgggcaaaaagaaatggcaaaagtgggcttaaagcagtaaaaatgaattatagtggcagaaattttgaaaaaaaggcaaaatttgcaaataagggcaatggaaacatCCAGACAAAatataaaggttgaaaattaaagccaactgtgtTAATAtggggattcaaactgattaatttGGCTTGCAGTGGATAAAAAAGAGCCACAGTTCAGCACAAAAGAGCatatgtggctccagagccaagcgctgagtatcactgatccagacagacagaagagaaaatgtAGCTAGATAAATTTAAGTAACCAGTAACAATAAATTCCTTATAAATAAGGACTGGTACTAGCCCTGTTTGTCCCCCCAGAGTGAGATGTCACAGCAACATGCCTGCTTTGGTGACATGGTCTGTTTGTGAGAGAACGTGGTGCTGATATGAGGAAGTATAAACAACTAAAGCAAAATCCCTGCATGCAGCTTTTCCtgattgtttgtctctgtttttactTACAGCACTAAAAGCCTGGGAACAGAGCATTCAGCCTTCAGTCCATGTACTTCTCCCTCCTTTACACATGCATGTGAGCGCTGCAGAGAGGATAGACAGCACTCATTAGTCATGACTGTGATGCAGACCCGATCGATGAACCCCTTTAGGTGGGGGATGAGTGAGACATCACCAAGACAAAAGACCCTGACTGTGAACTGAAACAACCTTGAGGTGTGAAGAGTACGGCCGTTTGAACACTTAAACATGTAAAAGCAACCTCACCTTCTCTTCTTCTAtgccaggggttttcaaagtgtgtgagagtgagcctcccccaAGAAGAAATTActcattcggtggacccccacccacaaaaaggattcaaactgaaaaaaaacattaaacgacatttcaaacatttatgtttaatctttaaacttttttgaaagtaatatattttggatattttggtttgcaaatgtgaTTAAACATCCGCcattccctcttattcagttataatgccattaaatacccctttttcatattttttgggccattttgcaacttctttttaccacttttcccccattttttccacttttatcccatttttgcccctttttgctcatttaagctatgcttcatcattaaatatccttttttcccattttttgctcattattgctgtctttttgccactttttcccaatttttgccacttttctcccattttttgccctttgttgtaaaatttttttgccattttttcccaaatttttccacttttatcccattttgccctttttcacctttttgcccatttaagctacctttcatcattaaacatccctttttttccaatttctttgctcatttttgctacatctttttgtcatcttttcccaatttttgccacttttatcccattttctgccattttttgtccatttaaactacactttgccattacataccacttgtttcctcttttttgcccatttttgccacccttgactgctttttccccatttaagtaactttccacccattttttgtcacttctcacccatttctgctactttctgaccatttgtccaatttttctccccattttcgccccttttcatccattttttgctgctttttgaccattttgccacctttaacctatttttattgctacttcaagctgtttttgccactttttacctcttagattgtggctcttgcaaaggtatttttcaacaatttggctctttggttgaggaccactgctctatagcacagtccctatagtaactatctatctaagtttatccattttgctccatgcacagcagaggtttgcaaagcaaatcacctttttccaggtttatggttccgcgcctcccctgaacCCCgttggcgccccccaggggaggcctgcctcacactttAAAAACCACTGGCCTATGCTAATGCTTCTAACAGCTCCTCAGACCCAGAAAATCCTCAACAACCCCGCCATGAAACTCCAGTTTCTAACAAATAATCTAGCAAGACAAAGAACAGAGGGCAGCTTGCATTTTTCAGTCAGAAAACATCAAATCTATTCAAAGTCATGAAGCTTTGATCTGTTAAAACTCGACTTTTATTAGAGATAGATATGTATGATTCCAGGCCAACATGGaaactgatgtttaaaataacatacagAGTTTGTTATTACTGTTTTGGTGTAAAACTCCCAAAAAACTAACAGTTTCTGTCATTTATGACCGTGAAACAGATCAAAGTTTGACCAACAGGTCAGATCCTCCACCCAGTAATAAATCTctgctctgaatcagctgtaGATGTCCTGAACGCAGCATTAAACTGATCATGCCAGCAACAGATGTCTGTCAAAAGGGACAatacaccactttccacattattatgcaaatgacattttcctcctattttcctaaatattaatgcaaatgacagaatatttttcaagtcatcagccgttagagcaggggtgtcaaactcaggcacagcaggggccagagtctggatttaggtctgacctgagggcagaacagggtcaacatttaaccataactgtcaacctcattttcaccagtaataaaatatgaaaaagcactgatgataaatcatttagaaattcaaaaaagtaaaaatgatgagtttaaaggctcaaatctcagataaaaattccaatttattagttcaaaacatcagaacacaatattaaaaatagaaaaaaatgtttttaaagagcaaatatacaagaagaaagttgaaatcatatgtttgaaaggtcaaaatatgagatcaaatttgggatcataagtttaaaagtctaaatatgatttaaaatttgaaattgtgagtctgatagtttgaaatatgggattaaaaagccaaaattaggagatgaaaatgtcataatatgagctagaattcaaaataataacttagaaagttaaaaaaaaatatgatttaaatttcaggtaaaaatatgttcaaaaagtaaaaattatgaatttaaaatgtcaaaatatgaggaaaaattaaaatcatctgtttaaaagtcaaatgtgGGACTAAAAAGctaaagtaaggagttgaacaggtcaaaatatgacttaaaatttaaaattgggactctaaaagataaataatatgacatataaagtccaaattatgagtggaaaaggtcaaaatatgaaatgaaaagtcaaaatcataaatttaagtcgtaatcttgagatgcaaaattgaaaatatgaaata from Cheilinus undulatus linkage group 13, ASM1832078v1, whole genome shotgun sequence includes:
- the LOC121520264 gene encoding tripartite motif-containing protein 16-like, whose protein sequence is MAKEALQVRETISCTICLDLLSEPVTIPCGHSYCMSCIKTHWDEEYKNGLYSCPQCRQSFRPRPDLVESATLALLVEELKKTGLQAAPADHCFAGLEDVACDVCTGRKRKASKSCLQCLASYCEADLHCHLDSPVFKKHKLVKPSKSLQEKMSCCPDQRSICHSCSADGDKGQDVVSAAVQRTERQRKIEDSRREIQQRIQSTEKDVSLLQKEQDSINRSADKAVDHCEMILSQLVHLLEKGGFDLTKQVRFQQGNELGRVRELQEKLKQKVLELKGKDADLEKLSHTDDHNQFLQDYPSLSGLDEPSDLSRIDFRPLTYFEDVTAAVSGLKDKLQKELSETWTNISQIVTTVDVLLAQPELKTRADFLQYACELTIDPNTVNPWLSLSKENRRATVMRRKQPHPKHKDRFMFWRQALSKESLTGRCYWEVEWAGQGVYIAVAYKDIRRGAKADDCCFGYNKKSWAFECFKNKYEFWFDFVSFPVTGPWTCKVGVYLDHSAGILSFYSVSDTMTLLHRAEIGFTQPLYAGLWLRYPAPGISAEFCELK